The Microbacterium sp. KUDC0406 genome includes a window with the following:
- a CDS encoding DUF58 domain-containing protein, whose product MASETLPAASPTTRGDAGWRDIAAVVGSRVGARLRIVLSAVRPLAWVLIGLGLGLWIIGQLLGWWELTVAAVIIMVTVALCALFLIGRTEYDVSLDLARTRVVVGERAVGALTLANRSNRAILPSRVVLPVGSGRGEFGIQRLAPGQEAEELFAIPTQRRSVVKVGPVSVVRGDPLGLFERAHRRDEPVDLYVHPRTVLFDGQSLGFLRDLEGMPAADLSRDDVSFHALLEYQPGDDLRHVHWRSTARTGTMMVRQFEETRRSHFVIGLSRSAAEYAEDEEFERAVSMAGSVGLRALRDSQRVDLRVQGRDLPAGTGKQLLDSLSTVEFSKPKEGGVTDLAGVLAATMPLASFVVLVTGSKTRTEDLRAACSRVPFGARALAIVVDLRAESPTLRRIGDADVVTVAALEQLPVALQKVLA is encoded by the coding sequence ATGGCGTCGGAGACACTTCCCGCCGCCTCGCCGACGACCCGAGGCGACGCCGGCTGGCGAGACATCGCCGCGGTCGTCGGGTCGCGAGTCGGGGCGCGTCTCCGGATCGTCCTGTCCGCTGTCCGCCCCCTGGCGTGGGTGCTGATCGGGCTGGGACTCGGCCTGTGGATCATCGGTCAACTGCTGGGCTGGTGGGAGCTCACGGTCGCCGCGGTCATCATCATGGTCACGGTCGCGCTCTGCGCCCTGTTCCTGATCGGGCGCACCGAGTACGACGTCTCGCTGGACCTCGCCCGCACGCGGGTCGTCGTGGGCGAGCGTGCGGTCGGCGCTCTGACCCTCGCGAACCGCAGCAATCGGGCCATCCTGCCCTCCCGCGTCGTCCTCCCGGTGGGATCCGGACGCGGCGAGTTCGGCATCCAGCGTCTGGCACCCGGTCAGGAGGCCGAGGAGCTGTTCGCGATCCCCACCCAGAGGCGCAGCGTCGTGAAGGTCGGACCCGTCAGCGTGGTGCGCGGCGATCCACTCGGCCTCTTCGAGCGCGCGCACCGCCGTGACGAGCCGGTCGACCTGTACGTCCATCCCCGCACCGTCCTGTTCGACGGGCAGTCGCTCGGCTTCCTGCGCGACCTCGAGGGCATGCCCGCGGCCGACCTCTCCCGCGACGACGTGTCCTTCCACGCGCTGCTGGAGTACCAGCCCGGCGACGACCTGCGGCACGTGCACTGGCGGTCGACGGCGCGCACCGGCACCATGATGGTGCGCCAGTTCGAGGAGACCCGTCGCTCGCACTTCGTCATCGGTCTGTCCCGGAGCGCCGCGGAGTACGCCGAGGACGAGGAGTTCGAACGCGCCGTGTCGATGGCGGGATCCGTCGGCCTGCGCGCGCTGCGCGACTCGCAGCGGGTCGACCTGCGCGTACAGGGGCGCGACCTGCCCGCCGGCACCGGGAAGCAGCTGCTGGACTCGCTGTCCACGGTCGAGTTCTCCAAGCCGAAGGAGGGCGGCGTCACCGATCTCGCCGGCGTCCTCGCCGCGACCATGCCCCTCGCCAGCTTCGTCGTCCTCGTGACCGGCTCGAAGACCAGGACCGAAGACCTGCGTGCTGCGTGCTCGCGCGTCCCGTTCGGAGCCCGCGCGCTCGCGATCGTCGTGGATCTGCGGGCCGAGAGCCCCACGCTGCGGCGCATCGGCGATGCCGATGTCGTCACGGTCGCCGCGCTCGAGCAGCTGCCCGTCGCCCTGCAGAAGGTGCTCGCATGA
- a CDS encoding transglutaminase-like domain-containing protein: MTAAPISTRRWIVDLTASALLLAVAVVGFWPTFAGPSYLPAAVGAVVLGLGIAAVSAWRRWGILIVAGLTIAAYFVFGGALALPYTTIAGVVPTLDTLQKLALGAITSWKQLLTTVAPVAVTDGHALVPFLLLLVTSVLTGSLALRLGHAGWALIPAGIAVGFGIALGVPSPAAPLVQGAVFALVSVGWLALRQIWAPSNAAVSVSDVDPTRASHMRWRRIGAGGAVLALAAGAGIATSAVAQPYEPRHVFRDTIVPPFNIREYPSPLQSYRKTVRDDLDDTLFTVQGLPKGARMRLAAMDDFNGQVYNVSDAGNGSSGAFTPLRGNMSVDAEGTRATLKVDIGKYEEVWIPTAGQVNELVFTGDRAEQLRRSTYYNEGSATAITTTPLARGDSYTLETTLPVERDDEDLGDAEFGTVSMPEQSDVPEELSGLAADITEDAKTPIDKVSKLELFLAEGGFFSHGLEGEVISRAGHTSERISTLIGGDQMIGDDEQYAVAMTLLARELDIPARVVMGFYPDEEQAGSASFTANGDTLHAWVEVNFAGHGWVAFDPTPPEDKVPNDQNTKPRADPKPQVLQPPPPPQEPVDLPPTLPDDREPEDDSANIWGIIGVILAIGGISLGVIALLASPFIVIGAWKAARRRTRRNAQHTSDRISGGWDELTDRATDYGARTAPGATRVEDATAVASTLAVPAVSVLADRADAQVFGPSDPSPKRSTPSGARSTGSSRAWAPKPASGGVCVPG, encoded by the coding sequence ATGACCGCCGCCCCCATCAGTACCCGGCGCTGGATCGTCGATCTCACCGCCTCGGCGCTGCTTCTCGCCGTCGCCGTCGTCGGCTTCTGGCCGACCTTCGCCGGACCTTCCTACCTGCCCGCTGCGGTGGGTGCAGTGGTGCTCGGCCTCGGCATCGCCGCCGTCAGCGCCTGGCGCCGCTGGGGCATCCTCATCGTCGCGGGTCTCACGATCGCCGCATACTTCGTCTTCGGCGGGGCGCTCGCCCTGCCCTACACGACGATCGCCGGCGTCGTCCCGACGCTGGACACGCTGCAGAAGCTGGCGCTGGGCGCCATCACCTCCTGGAAGCAGCTGCTGACCACGGTGGCTCCGGTGGCGGTGACCGACGGGCACGCACTCGTGCCGTTCCTGCTGCTGCTCGTCACGAGCGTGCTGACCGGATCGCTCGCGCTGCGGCTCGGCCACGCGGGCTGGGCGCTGATCCCCGCAGGCATCGCGGTCGGATTCGGGATCGCTCTCGGCGTGCCCTCACCCGCAGCCCCTCTCGTCCAGGGCGCCGTGTTCGCGCTCGTCAGCGTCGGATGGCTGGCCCTGCGGCAGATCTGGGCGCCGAGCAACGCGGCCGTCTCGGTCAGCGACGTCGACCCCACGCGCGCGTCACACATGCGCTGGCGGCGCATCGGCGCCGGCGGTGCGGTGCTCGCGCTCGCCGCCGGCGCGGGCATCGCCACGAGCGCCGTCGCCCAGCCGTACGAGCCGCGGCACGTGTTCCGCGACACCATCGTCCCGCCGTTCAACATCCGCGAGTACCCGAGTCCGCTGCAGTCGTACCGCAAGACCGTGCGCGACGACCTGGACGACACCCTGTTCACCGTGCAGGGCCTGCCGAAGGGCGCGCGGATGCGCCTGGCGGCGATGGACGACTTCAACGGCCAGGTCTACAACGTCTCGGATGCCGGCAACGGCTCATCCGGTGCGTTCACGCCGCTGCGCGGCAACATGTCAGTGGATGCCGAGGGCACGCGTGCCACGCTCAAGGTCGACATCGGGAAGTACGAGGAGGTCTGGATCCCCACTGCGGGTCAGGTCAATGAGCTCGTGTTCACGGGTGACCGCGCCGAGCAGCTGCGCCGCTCGACGTACTACAACGAGGGCAGCGCCACGGCGATCACGACGACTCCGCTCGCTAGGGGCGACTCGTACACCCTCGAGACGACGCTTCCCGTCGAACGCGACGACGAGGACCTCGGCGATGCGGAGTTCGGCACGGTGTCGATGCCGGAGCAGTCGGACGTGCCCGAGGAGCTCTCGGGGCTGGCAGCCGACATCACCGAGGACGCGAAGACCCCGATCGACAAGGTCTCGAAGCTGGAGCTCTTCCTCGCCGAGGGCGGCTTCTTCAGCCATGGTCTGGAGGGCGAGGTCATCTCTCGTGCGGGTCACACCTCGGAGCGCATCTCGACGCTCATCGGCGGTGACCAGATGATCGGGGACGACGAGCAGTACGCGGTGGCGATGACGCTGCTCGCCCGCGAGCTCGACATTCCCGCTCGCGTGGTGATGGGCTTCTACCCGGACGAGGAGCAGGCCGGTTCGGCATCGTTCACGGCGAACGGCGACACGCTGCACGCATGGGTCGAGGTGAATTTCGCCGGCCACGGCTGGGTGGCCTTCGACCCGACCCCGCCGGAGGACAAGGTCCCCAATGATCAGAACACCAAGCCGCGCGCCGACCCGAAGCCGCAGGTGCTGCAGCCGCCGCCCCCGCCGCAGGAGCCGGTCGACCTGCCGCCGACGCTGCCCGACGACCGCGAGCCCGAGGACGACTCGGCGAACATCTGGGGCATCATCGGCGTGATCCTCGCGATCGGAGGCATCTCGCTCGGCGTGATCGCTCTGCTCGCCTCGCCGTTCATCGTGATCGGCGCATGGAAGGCCGCACGCCGGCGCACGCGCCGCAACGCGCAGCACACCTCCGACCGCATCAGCGGCGGCTGGGACGAACTGACCGACCGCGCCACGGACTACGGCGCGCGCACGGCGCCGGGTGCGACCAGGGTGGAGGATGCCACCGCCGTGGCATCCACGCTGGCCGTTCCCGCGGTCAGCGTGCTGGCGGATCGTGCCGACGCCCAGGTGTTCGGTCCCAGCGACCCGTCGCCGAAGAGGTCGACGCCTTCTGGCGCGAGGTCGACGGGATCGTCGCGGGCATGGGCGCCGAAGCCGGCTTCTGGCGGCGTCTGCGTGCCCGGCTGA
- a CDS encoding AAA family ATPase — MTMTPEQAAWFQGTFNRLVDNVDKALQGKSEIVSLVLASMLAEGHVLLEDAPGTGKTSLAKALAATVQGTSARIQFTPDLLPSDVTGVTIYDQQAHRFEFHRGPIFASIVLADEINRASPKTQSALLEVMEESRVTVDGVTHETGRPFLVIATQNPVEQAGTYKLPEAQLDRFLIKTSIGYPDLAVTESILAGASDRNPSASLSAIITTSAVADMADLAATAHVEPAVLRYVAELAEATRADSSVRLGVSVGGAIAMVRIAKVWAAAHGRHYVLPDDVKVLAAAVWQHRLLLDAEAEFAGTTSATVISRVLGSVAAPQARTAA; from the coding sequence ATGACGATGACCCCCGAACAGGCAGCCTGGTTCCAGGGCACCTTCAACCGGCTGGTCGACAACGTCGACAAGGCGCTGCAGGGCAAGAGCGAGATCGTGAGTCTTGTGCTCGCCTCGATGCTGGCCGAGGGGCACGTCCTCCTCGAGGACGCGCCGGGCACCGGCAAGACCAGCCTCGCCAAGGCGCTGGCGGCGACGGTCCAGGGCACCAGCGCCCGAATCCAGTTCACGCCCGACCTGCTGCCCTCCGACGTCACCGGCGTCACGATCTACGACCAGCAGGCGCACCGCTTCGAGTTCCACCGCGGCCCGATCTTCGCCTCGATCGTCCTGGCGGACGAGATCAACCGCGCCTCCCCGAAGACCCAGTCGGCGCTGCTGGAGGTCATGGAGGAGTCGCGCGTCACCGTGGACGGCGTCACCCACGAGACCGGCCGTCCGTTCCTCGTGATCGCGACGCAGAACCCCGTCGAGCAGGCGGGAACCTACAAGCTGCCCGAAGCGCAGCTGGACCGGTTCCTGATCAAGACGTCGATCGGATACCCCGACCTGGCGGTCACCGAGAGCATCCTGGCCGGGGCGTCGGACCGCAACCCCTCGGCGAGCCTGTCTGCGATCATCACGACCAGTGCCGTCGCCGACATGGCCGACCTCGCCGCGACCGCGCACGTCGAGCCGGCGGTGCTCCGCTACGTCGCCGAGCTCGCCGAGGCCACCCGCGCCGACAGCAGCGTGCGGCTGGGGGTCTCGGTCGGCGGCGCGATCGCCATGGTGCGCATCGCGAAGGTCTGGGCGGCTGCGCACGGACGTCACTACGTGCTGCCGGACGACGTCAAGGTCCTCGCCGCCGCAGTCTGGCAGCACCGCCTGCTGCTGGACGCCGAGGCGGAGTTCGCCGGCACGACCTCGGCGACCGTCATCTCGCGCGTCCTGGGATCCGTGGCCGCGCCTCAGGCCCGAACGGCGGCGTGA
- a CDS encoding Ig-like domain-containing protein — protein sequence MTVPRAQHPQQFQGEPVMKALSWVRTRPKTLASAAAVTAGMVAVATMAMAYEGNPTTEVDLNDGGVWITKSSKLLVGHFNNESTLLDGGLRTTGEDFDILQDESTIVVVNSKDSTLATVNPATVALNDAVPIPGSSKVELGKNTVAVLDRDSGGLWVESVQGLANFKFAGKKPLVELGKNADIAVGQNGTVYAVSPAESTVYTIPVSPQGDPGDPQSGSVEGLKASSEPSITVVGDTPVVLDRAQKAVMSPAGFRTEIDGADTAVLQQPSGVAGAVSIATASQLLDVPLDGGDVVATSTRAQGVPAAPVRVAGCVYGAWAGSGAFVRDCLGKSADLEEQIPNLKPSATLEFRVNRDVVVLNDVVGGMAWIATESLQQVDNWNDITPPEGETEEEENTTEETVETSLPDRSEENTKPVAEDDEFGVRPGGTTFLPVLDNDTDADGDVLVASLSSKQPSVGEVQPINNGSALQIAVPEDASGAASFEYLIDDGRKGTDTAKVTLSVHDWSVNGAPKPKRKSSLAVEAGGTVSYNVLPDWIDPDGDDVYLKEVVAAPGDEVDFTTDGQITYRAIASPPGRHEVQIIVADASGEDAGGTIQLDVRPVGSTLPKTNADHVVTKVGQQVTVSPLANDTSSSKEPLRMSRVDPVDGATIVPDYGNKTFTFKTQTAGTYYVQYLVTAGVPSAAGLVRIDVEDRTEEDRAPIAVRDVALLPTGGEVLVGVLNNDTDPSGGVLVVQSVTVEPGSGVSVSVLNHETLRIGDQGGLKDQVRITYRISNGKQNAEGDVVVIPIPAPDKLLPPVANDDTATVRAGDVVTIPVLDNDTHPNDLALHVQPELVEPFIDPEDGEAFVSQDKVRFRAGPEAKTVYATYNVVDENGQIDAGYITIQILAVDAEKNAARRPRDVTARTISGTTTNIAIPLDGIDQDGDSVELLGLDSNPAKGLVTVEQDYLVYEAFEDSTGTDTFTYKVRDNLGKEGTATVTVGIAPTEQVNQAPYAVKDAVVVRPGREVAVPVLANDSDPEGDKIALVKNGITPPKDVPGFDARVSGDRVLVQAPDAEVETSLQYTIVDERGAEATAVLQVTVDKDVPLLFPIARDDRVKSEDVKDGMTVDLDVLANDEDPDGTTDSLKLVVEEGGTIVKDRKVRVKVGEDRQLIKYTLTDQDDQTTSAFIYVPALAELRPTVDSSKSIEVISGETVEVPLADYVTVAGGGTVVITEAEKVSAAHANGDSLVKDERTLVYTSVAGYFGADALSFEVTDGTGPDDPKGRKATLSIPITVLPPDNQQPTFTRGQLNVAPGEDAVSIDLAELTDDPDPADQGKHTFTYVGGASDGISARMDGTELMVEASSKTPKGTVATLTIRVTDGETEPIEGTVEVRVTASTRALATANTDTFPEADQGEKITVPVLANDFNPFEDKGDLRLLSAAVESGNGTANVVGDKVDVTPDAKFVGSMTVRYRIGDVTEDPDREVDGLIVLTVQGKPDAPGVPTVSSVQDRTVVLSWSPPANNGAEITGYTVRSVQGNSYERSCESTTCTLDGLTNNVKYLFQVTATNRVGESDPSPSSAEARPDARPDTPAAPTLVFGDKELKISWVTPSTPGSPVEYYTLELSGGVGAGQKTEITGNAYTWTGLENGTEYTVRIRAHNLAPDPSSWSPSSLGEIPAGPPAAPAAPTTAELEPVGKRAQMQVSWTPPNDNGDAIDGYRLQVLNGSTVTDTIAVAAGKTSQAVVVDTSTTAYTYRIQAQNKAGWGDLSPASAPRRAAIKPETPSKPTISKYGDKYLTVNESSYTLSQSQLNGATTGETTYQYNVGGGWKSDWDGSKIDGLTNGDTYTVRVRAVATVGGKQYISDPSAASAGVVPYGIPPKPNVSAKSNGSAATVTFTWSPNGTNGANIDNARYRIDGGAWQDAANSGSGSVTTGKKYSTTFKIEVQVHNKAGWSAGGTASAKTDAAPPPPDPPRAWVTNGAYVGSSDCADGCHKFHLNTNDKFSGGSHSVRCYSSAFPNGWSTNSYSFGANASFDLYCHHGDMLRNPPHKVWVTIDGKAYEQRDW from the coding sequence TTGACCGTCCCCCGTGCGCAGCATCCACAGCAGTTCCAGGGGGAACCGGTTATGAAGGCGTTGAGCTGGGTCAGGACGCGCCCGAAGACGCTGGCGTCGGCCGCCGCGGTGACGGCGGGCATGGTGGCCGTCGCCACGATGGCGATGGCGTACGAGGGCAACCCGACGACCGAGGTCGATCTGAACGACGGCGGCGTGTGGATCACGAAGTCATCCAAGCTGCTGGTGGGGCACTTCAACAACGAGTCCACGCTGCTCGACGGTGGGCTGCGCACCACGGGCGAGGACTTCGACATCCTGCAGGACGAGTCCACGATCGTCGTCGTGAACAGCAAGGACTCGACGCTCGCGACGGTGAATCCGGCGACGGTGGCGCTGAACGACGCGGTGCCGATCCCCGGATCGAGCAAGGTCGAGCTCGGGAAGAACACCGTGGCGGTCCTCGATCGCGACTCGGGCGGCCTGTGGGTCGAGTCGGTGCAGGGCCTGGCCAACTTCAAGTTCGCCGGCAAGAAGCCACTCGTCGAACTGGGCAAGAACGCGGACATCGCCGTCGGCCAGAACGGCACGGTGTACGCCGTGTCGCCGGCGGAGTCGACCGTGTACACGATCCCGGTCAGCCCGCAGGGCGATCCGGGAGATCCGCAGTCCGGTTCCGTGGAAGGGCTGAAGGCTTCGAGCGAGCCCTCGATCACCGTGGTCGGCGATACGCCGGTGGTGCTGGATCGCGCCCAGAAGGCCGTGATGTCGCCGGCCGGGTTCCGGACTGAGATCGACGGCGCGGACACGGCTGTTCTGCAGCAGCCGTCGGGAGTCGCGGGCGCGGTGTCGATCGCGACGGCATCCCAGCTTTTGGACGTGCCACTGGACGGTGGCGACGTCGTCGCCACGAGTACTCGGGCGCAGGGCGTTCCGGCCGCGCCCGTGCGCGTTGCGGGCTGCGTCTACGGTGCCTGGGCGGGCTCAGGAGCGTTTGTGCGGGACTGCCTGGGCAAGTCCGCAGATCTCGAGGAGCAGATTCCCAACCTGAAGCCGTCTGCGACGCTGGAGTTCCGGGTGAATCGGGATGTCGTGGTGTTGAACGATGTCGTGGGCGGGATGGCGTGGATCGCCACGGAGAGTCTGCAGCAGGTCGACAACTGGAACGACATCACTCCTCCCGAGGGCGAGACCGAGGAAGAGGAGAACACCACCGAGGAGACGGTGGAGACGTCCCTGCCGGACCGCAGCGAGGAGAACACGAAGCCTGTGGCGGAGGACGACGAGTTCGGTGTGCGTCCGGGCGGTACGACGTTCCTGCCGGTGCTGGACAACGACACCGATGCCGATGGAGACGTGCTGGTGGCGTCTCTGTCGAGCAAGCAGCCGTCGGTAGGTGAGGTGCAGCCGATCAACAACGGCAGCGCGCTGCAGATCGCAGTGCCGGAGGACGCGTCGGGTGCGGCGTCGTTCGAGTACCTGATCGATGACGGTCGTAAGGGCACCGATACCGCGAAGGTGACGTTGTCGGTGCACGACTGGAGCGTGAACGGCGCTCCGAAGCCGAAGCGGAAGAGCTCGCTGGCTGTGGAGGCAGGTGGCACGGTGTCGTACAACGTGCTGCCGGACTGGATCGATCCGGACGGGGACGACGTCTATCTGAAGGAGGTCGTCGCCGCGCCCGGCGACGAGGTCGACTTCACCACCGACGGGCAGATCACCTACCGCGCGATCGCCAGCCCGCCCGGGCGGCACGAGGTGCAGATCATCGTCGCCGATGCATCGGGTGAGGACGCCGGCGGCACGATCCAGCTGGACGTGCGTCCCGTCGGATCGACGCTGCCGAAGACCAACGCCGATCACGTGGTCACCAAGGTCGGTCAGCAGGTGACGGTGTCGCCGCTGGCGAACGACACCAGCTCCAGCAAGGAGCCACTGCGCATGAGCCGCGTCGATCCGGTCGACGGCGCCACGATCGTGCCCGACTACGGGAACAAGACGTTCACGTTCAAGACGCAGACCGCGGGCACCTATTACGTGCAGTACCTGGTCACGGCTGGTGTCCCGTCCGCCGCGGGTTTGGTGCGCATCGACGTCGAGGATCGGACCGAAGAGGATCGCGCGCCGATCGCTGTGCGCGATGTGGCGCTGCTGCCGACCGGCGGTGAGGTGCTCGTCGGTGTGCTGAACAACGACACCGATCCGTCCGGCGGAGTGCTGGTGGTGCAGTCGGTGACGGTGGAGCCCGGCAGCGGCGTATCGGTGTCGGTGCTGAACCACGAGACGCTGCGGATCGGCGACCAGGGCGGGCTGAAGGACCAGGTGCGGATCACCTACCGCATCTCGAACGGCAAGCAGAATGCCGAGGGCGACGTCGTCGTGATCCCGATCCCGGCGCCGGACAAGCTGCTGCCGCCGGTGGCGAACGACGACACCGCGACGGTGCGGGCGGGTGATGTGGTCACGATCCCGGTGCTGGACAATGACACGCATCCGAATGACCTGGCGCTGCACGTGCAGCCGGAGCTGGTGGAGCCGTTCATCGATCCCGAGGACGGCGAGGCGTTCGTCTCGCAGGACAAGGTCCGCTTCCGCGCGGGGCCTGAGGCGAAGACCGTCTACGCGACCTACAACGTCGTGGACGAGAACGGCCAGATCGACGCCGGATACATCACGATCCAGATCCTCGCGGTGGATGCGGAGAAGAATGCTGCTCGGCGGCCGCGGGATGTGACTGCTCGTACGATCAGCGGCACGACGACGAACATCGCGATCCCGCTGGACGGGATCGATCAGGACGGCGACTCCGTGGAGCTGCTCGGGCTGGATTCGAACCCGGCCAAGGGTCTGGTCACGGTGGAGCAGGACTACCTGGTCTACGAGGCGTTCGAGGATTCGACCGGCACGGACACGTTCACGTACAAGGTGCGCGACAACCTCGGCAAGGAGGGCACGGCGACGGTCACCGTCGGCATCGCGCCGACCGAGCAGGTCAACCAGGCGCCCTACGCGGTGAAGGACGCGGTGGTCGTGCGCCCGGGCCGCGAGGTCGCGGTGCCGGTGCTCGCGAACGACTCCGACCCCGAGGGCGACAAGATCGCGCTCGTCAAGAACGGCATCACTCCGCCGAAGGACGTACCCGGCTTCGACGCACGTGTCTCCGGCGATCGGGTGCTCGTGCAGGCGCCGGATGCCGAGGTGGAGACCTCGCTGCAGTACACCATCGTCGACGAGCGTGGTGCCGAAGCCACCGCGGTGCTGCAGGTCACCGTCGACAAGGACGTGCCGCTGCTGTTCCCGATCGCCCGCGACGACCGCGTGAAGAGCGAGGATGTCAAGGACGGCATGACCGTCGACCTCGACGTGCTCGCCAACGACGAGGATCCGGACGGTACGACGGACTCACTGAAGTTGGTCGTCGAGGAGGGCGGCACGATCGTCAAGGACCGCAAGGTGCGGGTGAAGGTCGGCGAGGATCGCCAGCTGATCAAGTACACGCTGACCGATCAGGACGACCAGACCACCTCGGCCTTCATCTACGTTCCGGCGCTGGCGGAGCTGCGTCCGACCGTCGACTCGTCGAAGTCCATCGAGGTGATCAGCGGCGAGACGGTCGAGGTGCCACTCGCCGACTACGTCACTGTGGCCGGTGGCGGCACCGTGGTGATCACCGAGGCCGAGAAGGTCTCCGCCGCGCACGCGAACGGCGACAGCCTCGTCAAGGACGAGCGCACGCTCGTGTACACGTCCGTGGCGGGCTACTTCGGCGCGGACGCGCTCAGCTTCGAGGTGACCGACGGCACCGGCCCGGACGACCCGAAGGGTCGCAAGGCGACGCTGTCGATTCCGATCACGGTGCTCCCTCCGGACAACCAGCAGCCGACGTTCACGCGCGGTCAGCTGAACGTCGCACCCGGCGAGGACGCGGTATCGATCGACCTGGCCGAGCTGACCGACGACCCGGATCCGGCCGACCAGGGCAAGCACACGTTCACCTACGTCGGGGGCGCGAGCGACGGCATCTCCGCACGGATGGACGGCACGGAGCTCATGGTCGAGGCCTCGTCGAAGACGCCGAAGGGAACGGTCGCGACCCTGACCATCCGCGTCACAGACGGTGAGACCGAGCCGATCGAGGGCACCGTCGAGGTGCGGGTGACGGCGTCCACCAGGGCGCTGGCGACAGCGAACACCGACACGTTCCCCGAGGCGGATCAGGGTGAGAAGATCACTGTCCCGGTGCTCGCGAACGACTTCAACCCGTTCGAGGACAAGGGAGACCTGCGCCTGCTCTCCGCGGCCGTGGAGAGCGGCAACGGCACCGCGAACGTCGTCGGCGACAAAGTCGACGTGACGCCGGACGCCAAGTTCGTCGGCAGCATGACCGTCCGCTACCGGATCGGCGACGTGACCGAGGACCCCGACCGCGAGGTCGACGGCCTGATCGTGCTGACGGTGCAGGGCAAGCCGGACGCACCCGGCGTTCCGACGGTGTCCAGCGTGCAGGATCGGACCGTCGTGCTGTCCTGGTCACCGCCCGCGAACAACGGTGCGGAGATCACCGGGTACACCGTGCGCTCCGTGCAGGGGAACTCCTACGAGCGCAGCTGCGAGTCGACGACGTGCACTCTGGACGGCCTGACGAACAATGTGAAGTACCTGTTCCAGGTGACCGCGACGAACCGTGTGGGTGAGTCGGATCCCTCGCCGTCCTCGGCAGAGGCTCGGCCCGACGCGCGTCCCGACACCCCCGCGGCCCCGACGCTGGTGTTCGGCGACAAGGAGCTGAAGATCTCGTGGGTGACCCCCTCGACACCCGGCTCACCCGTCGAGTACTACACACTCGAGCTGTCGGGCGGCGTGGGGGCCGGTCAGAAGACGGAGATCACCGGCAACGCCTACACCTGGACCGGGCTGGAGAACGGCACCGAGTACACGGTGCGGATCCGGGCGCACAACCTCGCGCCCGATCCCTCGAGCTGGAGTCCGTCATCGCTCGGTGAGATCCCCGCCGGGCCTCCCGCGGCACCGGCCGCCCCGACGACGGCGGAACTGGAACCGGTCGGGAAGCGCGCGCAGATGCAGGTCTCCTGGACTCCGCCGAACGACAACGGCGACGCCATCGACGGCTACCGGCTGCAGGTGCTCAACGGATCCACGGTCACGGACACCATCGCGGTCGCCGCCGGCAAGACCTCCCAGGCCGTGGTCGTCGACACCTCGACGACGGCGTACACCTACCGGATCCAGGCGCAGAACAAGGCCGGATGGGGCGACCTGAGCCCGGCATCCGCTCCGCGGCGCGCCGCGATCAAGCCGGAGACCCCATCGAAGCCGACGATCAGCAAGTACGGCGACAAGTACCTGACCGTGAACGAGTCCTCGTACACGCTGAGCCAGTCGCAGCTGAACGGTGCGACGACGGGCGAGACGACGTACCAGTACAACGTCGGCGGCGGATGGAAGAGCGACTGGGACGGCTCCAAGATCGACGGCCTCACCAACGGCGACACCTACACGGTGCGGGTCCGTGCCGTGGCCACAGTCGGCGGGAAGCAGTACATCAGCGACCCGTCGGCGGCCTCCGCAGGCGTGGTCCCGTACGGCATCCCGCCGAAGCCGAACGTCAGCGCGAAGAGCAACGGAAGCGCCGCCACCGTGACGTTCACGTGGAGCCCGAACGGGACCAACGGTGCAAACATCGACAACGCGCGTTATCGCATCGACGGCGGGGCCTGGCAGGATGCCGCCAACAGCGGGAGCGGCTCGGTCACGACGGGCAAGAAGTACTCCACGACCTTCAAGATCGAGGTTCAGGTGCACAACAAGGCCGGCTGGTCTGCCGGCGGAACAGCATCCGCAAAGACCGACGCAGCGCCGCCGCCTCCAGATCCGCCCAGGGCGTGGGTGACGAACGGAGCGTACGTCGGATCCTCCGACTGCGCCGACGGCTGCCACAAGTTCCATCTGAACACGAACGACAAGTTCTCAGGCGGGTCGCACTCGGTGCGCTGCTACAGCTCGGCCTTCCCCAACGGGTGGAGCACCAACAGCTACAGCTTCGGCGCGAACGCCTCCTTCGATCTGTACTGCCACCACGGCGACATGCTCAGGAACCCGCCCCACAAGGTCTGGGTCACGATCGACGGCAAGGCCTACGAACAACGCGACTGGTGA